The Corynebacterium halotolerans YIM 70093 = DSM 44683 region TCCGAGTCCACCGCGGTGCCCGACGACGCGGCCGTCGAGCACTGCCACCCGGAGGATCCGCCGCCCGCGCGTCCGCAGCGGTTGTGATTCAGGACTGTTCGCATCACGTCCCATTGGGCGCAGAGTGAGAGATAAACTACAATCTCTCTCGTGAGTGACGTGGCCACCTATTCCGCCCAGAAACTGACCCTCGAGCACCAGGGACGCGACCGCATCTTCCATGTCGTCGCCCCGACCGAGCGGCCCGAGCACCCGGCGCTGCTGTTCTTCTTCCACGGCTCCCTCCAGTCCGGCCGCGTCGCCCGCACCTTCACCGGGCGCAGCTTCGACGACATCGCCCTGCGCACCGGCACCATCCTCGTCTACCCCGACGGCGTGCACCACCACTTCAACGACGCCCGCCGGGACCTCAACGAGCGCACCCGGCAGCTCCGCGTGGACGATGTCGGCTTCACCGGGAAGATCATCGAACGCATGGTCGCCGACTTTCACGTCGACCGCTCCCGTGTCTACGTCTCCGGTTACTCCAACGGCGGGCAGATGGTCATCCGCCTCCTCCACGACGCGCCCGGTCTGTTCGCCGGCGCGGCCACCTTCGCCGCCACGATGCCCACCCCGGACAACTTCGCCCCGGGCCTGCCGCTGCGCGGGACCGCCCCCACCCCGTACCTGGCGATCCACGGCACCGAGGACACGCTGGTCCCCTACTCCGGCGGTGACGCCGGTTTCGACGCCGCCCGCTCCCGCGGCGCCGTGACCTCCGCGCCGGAGTCAGCCGCCTACTTCGCGGGGCTGAACGGGCTGGATGAGGGGGACCGGACACGCACCCGCTTCGCCGACGACGTCGTGGTGGACGAGTGGTCCCGCGAGGGCCACCCGCCCGTGCAGCTGTGGACCGTCGAGGGCATGGGGCACGTGGTCCCCTCGCCCAAGGAGGTCGACACGCGGCTGGGCACCGGCACGGACTCCTTCGTGGCAGCCGACGTGATGGCGGAGTTCTTCGGGCTGGGGTAGGTCCGCGGTCCGCCGCGGGGCCCGGACGTCGGGCGTCCGGTCATATCCACGCACCAGGGCCGGAAACCCTGCCGTGCGCCGCTCTTCGGGGTTCACCTGCGTGGATTTGCCCCGCTCCCACCCCCTCAGTGCCACGCCAGGCCGCCGGCCTCCCACTGCCGATCTGGGATCGTGTAATTCTGGCGGACGAGGTGCTCGTACATCCTGCACACCTCGCGCACTCCGCTGCCGTCACGGAAGCTGTCCTGGTCGATGCGCACCAGCACCACCCCTTCACGCAGCAGTCTCTTCTGCCGGTGCATCTCCCGACGCCTCACGCTGTCGGGTGCCTCGCCGAACTCCCCCTCGTACTTGCCCCGGCCGTCGTACTCCACCCCCAGTCCGACATCCCCGAAGAAGAAGTCGATGCGACCGATGTCCTCACCGCATAAGTCGTATATCACGGCCTGCTGGTACGGCGCGGGCAGTCCCTTCCGCCACATCGCCACCTTCAGCGCCGATTCCCGTGGGCTCTCCGAGAACGGCGTTGCCAAGGCCGCTGCCCGCCGGGATCTCCCGATCCGGAGCAACGGACCCGCCCACCGCAGCAGCCGCTCCAGGTCCCCCTCGTTGAACCACCCCTGCCGCAGCCCGTGGTCCAGGCCGAGTACCGCGTCCTCCAGGGTGTGCCAGCGGGCGAGGTCGATTCCGGTCTGTGCCGGATGGGTGAGATCCACGGTCCCGAATTCCGTCGGGTAGGCGAGCACGCGGTCCCGCAGGTGGTCAGGCAACGACCGGTAGAGCACCGTTTTCCGGCGCCCCGCTCCCGACCTGCTCTCCCCGGCGAGTTCCACCTGCGGGTTCCGCTCCCTGCCGTTCAGTGGCATGCCGACGATGCGCGCCGCCGTGCGACCGACGACGGCAGAGGACGGTGACGACGCGGCATGTCCGACCACCCACGCCAACCACTGCTTCTCTCGGCTGAGACCGTGGTAGCGCCGGGCATCCATGTAAACCCCCGGAGACACCCTCACCAGTTGTTGTTTCGCATGCAGCCGACCGATGCGGCTGCGTTCGGCCCGCGTCATCCCCGCGGTATGAAGTAACGGCCCCCCGACCTTGCTCATGCCTCCAAGATCGCAGACAATCCGGCAGGGTGCTACTCGGGAGCCTCAGAACCGATCAAATCCACGCAGAGAGGCTGCGAATTCTCGGAGTTCGGGGACTTTTGAAAGGATCTGCGTGGATTTGACCCACCGACCCCACCGGCCCCTCGCCGACCCTCCGCCGACCGCCTCCCCGGGCCCGCACCCGGATCCGGGCCCTATTCCCCGCGCGAAACCGCCGCCCGCCGCTGCCGCGCGAACTCGCTCAGGACCACGCCTGCGGCCACTGACGCATTCAGCGACTCGACCCAGTCGGTCATCGGCACGGACATGATCACGTCGCAGTTCTCCTTGACCAGGCGCGAGATGCCCTTGCCCTCGGAACCGACGACGATGACCACGGGACCGGCGCCGCCGTCGTAGGTGTCCAGGGTGTGTTCGCCACCGGCGTCGAGGCCGACGACCTGGTAGCCGTTCTGCTGGAACTCCTTGATGGTACGGGTCAGATTGGTCGCCCGCGCCACGGGCAGCCGGGCCGCGGTGCCGGCGGAGGTGCGCCAGGCCACCGCGGTCACGGAGGCGGAGCGGCGCTCGGGGATGACCACGCCGTGGCCGCCGAAGGCCGCGACGGAACGGATGACCGCACCCAGGTTGCGGGGGTCGGTGATGTTGTCGAGCACCACGATCATGCCGTCCTCGCCCCGGTCCTTGACCGAGGAGATCAGGTCGAAGACCTCCGTGTACTCGTACGGCGGAATCTGCAGGCCGATGCCCTGGTGCATGCCGTTGCCGGTCATGCGATCCAGCTCGTGGCGCGGCACCTCGATCAGCGGGATGGACCGCGACGCGGCGGTCTGCACGGCCTCGGAGAGGCGGTCGTCGTTGCTGGCGCCCTCGGCGACGTACAGTGCGGTGGCGGGCACACGGGCGTGCAGGCACTCGATGACCGGGTTGCGGCCGACGACGAGTTCGGTGGTGGACTCGCGCGAGTGGCGGCCCTGCGCGCGGCGCTCGGCCTCCTTCTTGCGCTTGTGCGCGACGTGGTAGACGCGGTCCTCGGCCTTCGGCGTCGGACCCTTGCCCTTCAGGCCGCGGCGGATCTGCCCGCCGGAGCCCTTCGCGGCGCCCTTCTTGTTGGTCTTGCGGACACCGGGGCGGCCGTGATTCTTTGCCATGGGGTGGCTCCTTCTAGTTCTTGAGCGACCACTGCGGGCCGTCGGGGGTGTCGGTGACCTCGATGCCGGCGGCCGTGAGGCGGTCGCGCACGGCGTCGGCGGTGGCCCAGTCCTTCTCGGACCGGGCCTCGGTGCGGCGCTGGAGTTCGGCGCGGACGAGGACGTCGAGGGCGGTCAGGGCGTCGTCGCTTGCCGACGCCCCGGTGGCCCAGGTCTCCGACTGCGGGTCGACGCCGAGCACGCCGGTCATGGCGCGCACGGTTCCGGCGATGCGTTCCGCCTCGGCCCGGTCACCGGCGGCCAGGGCGGTGTTGCCGGCACGCACGGCGTTGTGGATTTCGGCGAGCGCCCTGGGTACGGAGATGTCCTCGTCCATGGCCGCCCCGAACTCCGGGGTCCACTCCCCGACCGCCACCTCGCCGACGCGGGCGAGGAAGTCCTCGATGCGGCGGTACCCGGCGGCGGCCTCCTTGAGCGCCTCCTCGGAGTACTCGAGCACGGAGCGGTAGTGGGCGGAGCCGAGGTAGTAGCGCAGTTCCACGGGGCGGACCAGCTCGAGGATGTGCGGCACGGAGAGTACGTTGCCCAGGGACTTGGACATCTTCTCGCCGGCCATGGTCACCCAGTGGTTGTGCATCCAGTAGTTGGCGAAGCCGTCGCCGGCGGCGTGGGCCTGGGCGATCTCGTTCTCGTGGTGCGGGAACTGCAGATCCAGCCCGCCCGCGTGGATGTCGAAGGTGCCGCCGAGGTACCAGGTGGCCATCGCCGAGCACTCGAGGTGCCAGCCGGGACGGCCCTCGCCCCAGGGGGTGGGCCAGGACGGCTCGCCGGGCTTGGCGGCCTTCCACAGGGCGAAGTCCAGCTGGTTGCGCTTGCCGCGGTTGTCCGCCTCGCCCTGCTCCATGTCCTCGACGCGGTTGCCGGACAGCGAGCCGTAGTCGCTGCCCTCGGCGTCGACCCAGGCCTTCACGTCGAAGTAGACGGAACCGTCCACCTCGTAGGCGAAGCCGTTGTCCATCAGTCGCCGCATGTAGGTGACCATCTGGGTCACGTGCCCCGTCGCCCGCGGTTCCACCGACGGCGGGAGCACGCCGAGCTGCTCGTAGGCCCAGGTGAAGGCGCGTTCATGGGTGGACACCCACTCCCACCAGGGACGGCCGTGTTCGGCGGCCCTGGTGAGGATCTTGTCGTCGATGTCGGTGACGTTGCGCACGAACGCGACGTCGAAACCCTTTGCCAGCAGCCAGCGGCGCAGGATGTCGAACGCGACCCCGGAACGCACGTGGCCGATGTGCGGCTGCGACTGCGGCGTGGCGCC contains the following coding sequences:
- a CDS encoding alpha/beta hydrolase family esterase: MSDVATYSAQKLTLEHQGRDRIFHVVAPTERPEHPALLFFFHGSLQSGRVARTFTGRSFDDIALRTGTILVYPDGVHHHFNDARRDLNERTRQLRVDDVGFTGKIIERMVADFHVDRSRVYVSGYSNGGQMVIRLLHDAPGLFAGAATFAATMPTPDNFAPGLPLRGTAPTPYLAIHGTEDTLVPYSGGDAGFDAARSRGAVTSAPESAAYFAGLNGLDEGDRTRTRFADDVVVDEWSREGHPPVQLWTVEGMGHVVPSPKEVDTRLGTGTDSFVAADVMAEFFGLG
- the rlmB gene encoding 23S rRNA (guanosine(2251)-2'-O)-methyltransferase RlmB, with the translated sequence MAKNHGRPGVRKTNKKGAAKGSGGQIRRGLKGKGPTPKAEDRVYHVAHKRKKEAERRAQGRHSRESTTELVVGRNPVIECLHARVPATALYVAEGASNDDRLSEAVQTAASRSIPLIEVPRHELDRMTGNGMHQGIGLQIPPYEYTEVFDLISSVKDRGEDGMIVVLDNITDPRNLGAVIRSVAAFGGHGVVIPERRSASVTAVAWRTSAGTAARLPVARATNLTRTIKEFQQNGYQVVGLDAGGEHTLDTYDGGAGPVVIVVGSEGKGISRLVKENCDVIMSVPMTDWVESLNASVAAGVVLSEFARQRRAAVSRGE
- the cysS gene encoding cysteine--tRNA ligase, with product MTLRIFDTGTRTLRDFVPVREGHASVYLCGATPQSQPHIGHVRSGVAFDILRRWLLAKGFDVAFVRNVTDIDDKILTRAAEHGRPWWEWVSTHERAFTWAYEQLGVLPPSVEPRATGHVTQMVTYMRRLMDNGFAYEVDGSVYFDVKAWVDAEGSDYGSLSGNRVEDMEQGEADNRGKRNQLDFALWKAAKPGEPSWPTPWGEGRPGWHLECSAMATWYLGGTFDIHAGGLDLQFPHHENEIAQAHAAGDGFANYWMHNHWVTMAGEKMSKSLGNVLSVPHILELVRPVELRYYLGSAHYRSVLEYSEEALKEAAAGYRRIEDFLARVGEVAVGEWTPEFGAAMDEDISVPRALAEIHNAVRAGNTALAAGDRAEAERIAGTVRAMTGVLGVDPQSETWATGASASDDALTALDVLVRAELQRRTEARSEKDWATADAVRDRLTAAGIEVTDTPDGPQWSLKN